The following proteins are encoded in a genomic region of Nymphalis io chromosome 16, ilAglIoxx1.1, whole genome shotgun sequence:
- the LOC126774294 gene encoding uncharacterized protein LOC126774294 isoform X2 — protein sequence MYDDRRGGRGGRGGSRGRGMSRGGVSSRGGRSSERSQERVTRFSGGSRGRDFGRGGGRGGSRGGRDSRDDFRGKFKNDQPGGGLRKIRWDNVQLTPFQKNFYVPHANVQKRSLADVEAYRSQHQITVKGRDVPAPSIYFEEGGFPDYAMKEILKQGFPNPTPIQAQGWPIALSGRDMVGIAQTGSGKTLAYILPAIVHIINQPRLLRDEGPIVLVLAPTRELAQQIQQVAQEFGQSVQVRNTCIFGGAPKGPQGRTLERGVEIVIATPGRLIDFLEKDTTNLRRCTYLVLDEADRMLDMGFEPQIRKIIEQIRPDRQVLMWSATWPKEVQMLAEEFLHDYIQINIGSLSLSANHNILQIVDVCEEWEKNEKLLTLLTEISSEEETKTIIFAETKRKVDEITKTINRSGWRALAIHGDKNQQDRDYVLQQFRHARSSILVATDVAARGLDVEDVKFVINYDYPNNSEDYVHRIGRTGRSHNTGTAYTLFTPNNSAKAKDLLSVLQEANQVVNPKLLELAQCGMGFKGKYCRGRFRERDDSGERGRGRGRGRYSGDRGSRWDSSNGQSGFQGSSNSGFSRDNSYNSRSNFGSREGGGFNRDREGGGSFRGRGGRGGRGSRGGQYGGSGYGQSQSGFNQSNQGFDSAPNSYYNMYSQPPPSN from the exons AT GTACGACGATAGACGTGGTGGTCGTGGTGGACGTGGAGGATCTCGAGGTCGCGGCATGAGTCGAGGAGGCGTAAGTTCTCGGGGCGGGAGGTCTAGTGAGAGATCCCAGGAGAGGGTGACTCGATTCAGCGGAGGTAGTCGAGGACGAGATTTCGGCAGAGGTGGTGGAAGAGGAGGTAGCCGTGGTGGGCGCGACAGTCGTGATGATTTTCGTGGAAAATTCAAAAATGATCAACCGGGAGGTGGCCTCCGTAAAATTCGCTGGGACAATGTCCAACTCACTCCCTTCCAAAAGAACTTTTATGTACCACATGCAAATGTTCAAAAACGCTCATTGGCTGATGTGGAGGCCTATCGTAGTCAACACCAGATAACAGTTAAAGGGCGCGACGTTCCTGCGCCTAGCATATATTTTGAAGAAGGAGGTTTCCCTGACTATGCTATGAAAGAAATTCTTAAACAAGGGTTTCCTAATCCAACACCAATTCAAGCCCAAGGTTGGCCAATTGCTTTATCTGGCCGAGACATGGTTGGAATTGCTCAAACAGGATCTGGAAAGACATTGGCTTACATTTTGCCGGCAATTGTGCATATAATCAATCAACCTAGACTTCTGAGAGATGAAGGTCCAATAGTTCTTGTATTGGCACCAACGAGAGAATTGGCGCAGCAGATTCAACag GTAGCTCAGGAGTTTGGTCAGAGTGTACAAGTACGGAACACATGCATCTTTGGTGGAGCACCGAAGGGACCCCAGGGGAGGACGCTTGAGAGGGGTGTAGAGATTGTCATCGCAACACCGGGAAGACTGATTGATTTCTTGGAGAAAG ATACAACTAATCTTCGTCGCTGTACTTATTTAGTGTTGGACGAAGCAGATAGAATGTTGGATATGGGCTTTGAACCACAGATAAGAAAGATTATTGAACAAATCAGGCCTGATAGACag GTGTTGATGTGGTCTGCAACTTGGCCGAAGGAGGTTCAGATGCTGGCTGAAGAGTTTCTTCACGACTACATACAGATAAACATTGGTTCGTTATCACTCTCGGCCAACCACAACATCCTGCAGATTGTTGATGTTTGCGAGGAGTGGGAGAAAAATGAAAAACTCTTGACTCTATTAACGGAGATATCTTCAGAGGAAGAAACCAAGACAATCATCTTTGCAGAGACTAAGAGAAAG GTGGACGAGATCACGAAGACCATCAACCGCTCGGGCTGGCGCGCGCTGGCCATCCACGGCGACAAGAACCAGCAGGACCGCGACTACGTGCTGCAGCAGTTCCGCCACGCGCGCTCCTCCATCCTCGTGGCCACCGACGTCGCCGCGCGCGGACTGG ACGTGGAGGACGTGAAGTTCGTGATAAACTACGACTATCCGAATAATTCGGAGGACTACGTGCATCGCATCGGGCGGACGGGACGCTCGCACAACACGGGCACGGCGTACACGCTGTTCACACCGAACAACTCCGCGAAG GCAAAGGACCTGCTCTCGGTGCTGCAAGAAGCCAATCAAGTGGTCAACCCTAAGCTGTTGGAGTTAGCTCAATGTGGAATGGGATTCAAGGGGAAATATT GTCGCGGCCGGTTCCGCGAGCGGGACGACAGCGGGGAGCGCGGGcgggggcgcgggcgcggccggTACTCGGGCGACAGAG GGTCAAGATGGGACAGCTCTAACGGCCAGAGCGGCTTCCAGGGTTCCAGTAATTCGGGTTTTAGCCGAGACAACAGTTACAACAGCCGATCTAATTTTGGCAGTAGGGAGGGTGGTGGCTTCAATAGAGACAGAGAGGGTGGGGGTAGTTTTAGAGGCCGCGGTGGCAGAGGCGGGAGGGGAAGTAGAGGTGGACAATATGGTGGTTCAGGATACGGGCAAAGTCAATCGGGATTCAATCAATCTAACCAAGGATTCGATTCAGCTCCAAACagctattataatatgtactcACAACCACCACCCtctaactaa
- the LOC126774294 gene encoding uncharacterized protein LOC126774294 isoform X1 has translation MYDDRRGGRGGRGGSRGRGMSRGGVSSRGGRSSERSQERVTRFSGGSRGRDFGRGGGRGGSRGGRDSRDDFRGKFKNDQPGGGLRKIRWDNVQLTPFQKNFYVPHANVQKRSLADVEAYRSQHQITVKGRDVPAPSIYFEEGGFPDYAMKEILKQGFPNPTPIQAQGWPIALSGRDMVGIAQTGSGKTLAYILPAIVHIINQPRLLRDEGPIVLVLAPTRELAQQIQQALLSMNGITADVEGNPNNMEIVAQEFGQSVQVRNTCIFGGAPKGPQGRTLERGVEIVIATPGRLIDFLEKDTTNLRRCTYLVLDEADRMLDMGFEPQIRKIIEQIRPDRQVLMWSATWPKEVQMLAEEFLHDYIQINIGSLSLSANHNILQIVDVCEEWEKNEKLLTLLTEISSEEETKTIIFAETKRKVDEITKTINRSGWRALAIHGDKNQQDRDYVLQQFRHARSSILVATDVAARGLDVEDVKFVINYDYPNNSEDYVHRIGRTGRSHNTGTAYTLFTPNNSAKAKDLLSVLQEANQVVNPKLLELAQCGMGFKGKYCRGRFRERDDSGERGRGRGRGRYSGDRGSRWDSSNGQSGFQGSSNSGFSRDNSYNSRSNFGSREGGGFNRDREGGGSFRGRGGRGGRGSRGGQYGGSGYGQSQSGFNQSNQGFDSAPNSYYNMYSQPPPSN, from the exons AT GTACGACGATAGACGTGGTGGTCGTGGTGGACGTGGAGGATCTCGAGGTCGCGGCATGAGTCGAGGAGGCGTAAGTTCTCGGGGCGGGAGGTCTAGTGAGAGATCCCAGGAGAGGGTGACTCGATTCAGCGGAGGTAGTCGAGGACGAGATTTCGGCAGAGGTGGTGGAAGAGGAGGTAGCCGTGGTGGGCGCGACAGTCGTGATGATTTTCGTGGAAAATTCAAAAATGATCAACCGGGAGGTGGCCTCCGTAAAATTCGCTGGGACAATGTCCAACTCACTCCCTTCCAAAAGAACTTTTATGTACCACATGCAAATGTTCAAAAACGCTCATTGGCTGATGTGGAGGCCTATCGTAGTCAACACCAGATAACAGTTAAAGGGCGCGACGTTCCTGCGCCTAGCATATATTTTGAAGAAGGAGGTTTCCCTGACTATGCTATGAAAGAAATTCTTAAACAAGGGTTTCCTAATCCAACACCAATTCAAGCCCAAGGTTGGCCAATTGCTTTATCTGGCCGAGACATGGTTGGAATTGCTCAAACAGGATCTGGAAAGACATTGGCTTACATTTTGCCGGCAATTGTGCATATAATCAATCAACCTAGACTTCTGAGAGATGAAGGTCCAATAGTTCTTGTATTGGCACCAACGAGAGAATTGGCGCAGCAGATTCAACag GCTCTGCTTTCAATGAACGGGATAACTGCAGATGTAGAAGGAAATCCAAACAACATGGAAATA GTAGCTCAGGAGTTTGGTCAGAGTGTACAAGTACGGAACACATGCATCTTTGGTGGAGCACCGAAGGGACCCCAGGGGAGGACGCTTGAGAGGGGTGTAGAGATTGTCATCGCAACACCGGGAAGACTGATTGATTTCTTGGAGAAAG ATACAACTAATCTTCGTCGCTGTACTTATTTAGTGTTGGACGAAGCAGATAGAATGTTGGATATGGGCTTTGAACCACAGATAAGAAAGATTATTGAACAAATCAGGCCTGATAGACag GTGTTGATGTGGTCTGCAACTTGGCCGAAGGAGGTTCAGATGCTGGCTGAAGAGTTTCTTCACGACTACATACAGATAAACATTGGTTCGTTATCACTCTCGGCCAACCACAACATCCTGCAGATTGTTGATGTTTGCGAGGAGTGGGAGAAAAATGAAAAACTCTTGACTCTATTAACGGAGATATCTTCAGAGGAAGAAACCAAGACAATCATCTTTGCAGAGACTAAGAGAAAG GTGGACGAGATCACGAAGACCATCAACCGCTCGGGCTGGCGCGCGCTGGCCATCCACGGCGACAAGAACCAGCAGGACCGCGACTACGTGCTGCAGCAGTTCCGCCACGCGCGCTCCTCCATCCTCGTGGCCACCGACGTCGCCGCGCGCGGACTGG ACGTGGAGGACGTGAAGTTCGTGATAAACTACGACTATCCGAATAATTCGGAGGACTACGTGCATCGCATCGGGCGGACGGGACGCTCGCACAACACGGGCACGGCGTACACGCTGTTCACACCGAACAACTCCGCGAAG GCAAAGGACCTGCTCTCGGTGCTGCAAGAAGCCAATCAAGTGGTCAACCCTAAGCTGTTGGAGTTAGCTCAATGTGGAATGGGATTCAAGGGGAAATATT GTCGCGGCCGGTTCCGCGAGCGGGACGACAGCGGGGAGCGCGGGcgggggcgcgggcgcggccggTACTCGGGCGACAGAG GGTCAAGATGGGACAGCTCTAACGGCCAGAGCGGCTTCCAGGGTTCCAGTAATTCGGGTTTTAGCCGAGACAACAGTTACAACAGCCGATCTAATTTTGGCAGTAGGGAGGGTGGTGGCTTCAATAGAGACAGAGAGGGTGGGGGTAGTTTTAGAGGCCGCGGTGGCAGAGGCGGGAGGGGAAGTAGAGGTGGACAATATGGTGGTTCAGGATACGGGCAAAGTCAATCGGGATTCAATCAATCTAACCAAGGATTCGATTCAGCTCCAAACagctattataatatgtactcACAACCACCACCCtctaactaa
- the LOC126774312 gene encoding serine palmitoyltransferase 1: MILMDIYDTVSWWTLVIAVQVVIGSAYFLWQKKPKEPEDKLTKKKLMDWKPLPLVERTFEVEEPILIDDISENVLNVGATSFLCLDKEPSIVESSIKSLHKYGVGSCGPRGFYGTIDVHLELEERLAKFLQVEETCVYSYGFSTVASAIPAYAKKGDIIFADEKVWFAIQKGIDAARSTVRYFKHNDMNDLERLLEEAATKKELNPKRRAFLIAEAIYFNTGKMCPLRKLVELARRFKLRIILDESLTIGVIGKHGRGLTEHLNVPRDEIDLIVGSLEHSFATIGGFCAGTHFIVEHQRLSGLGYCFSASLPPMLTQAAICALDIIEEKPYIISELDENSKKLNKALVNLKHYTFSGDELSPVKHIYLKNSELPDKLKNSYLRNITNYCLEKGFAMAVAAYIRDTEVNCPEPSIRLASSRKLNDTNITQICTLLDEAYEKVGPK; encoded by the exons atgattttaatggaTATATATGACACT GTAAGCTGGTGGACTTTAGTCATAGCTGTCCAGGTCGTTATCGGGTCTGCATATTTTTTATGGCAGAAAAAACCTAAAGAACCAGAAGACAAACTGACAAAGAAGAAATTAATGGACTGGAAACCATTACCTTTGGTCGAACGTACATTTGAAGTTGAAGAACCTATTTTAATAGATGATATAAGTGAAAATGTTCTCAATGTAGGCGCTACTAGTTTCTTATGTCTCGACAAGGAGCCTTCAATTGTTGAAAGTTCTATTAAATCATTACACAAGTATGGTGTGGGATCCTGTGGTCCGAGAGGATTCTATGGTACAATAGATGTTCATTTAGAATTAGAAGAGAGACTGGCAAAGTTCCTCCAAGTTGAAGAGACTTGTGTTTACTCATATGGTTTCTCTACAGTTGCCAGTGCAATACCTGCATATGCAAAAAAGGGAGACATAATTTTtgc agATGAGAAAGTATGGTTTGCGATTCAAAAAGGTATTGATGCTGCTCGAAGCACTGTCAGATATTTCAAACATAATGACATGAATGACCTTGAACGATTACTTGAAGAGGCAGCTACAAAAAAGGAGTTGAATCCTAAGAGAAGGGCATTTTTAATAGCCGAAGccatttatttcaatacagGAAAAATGTGCCCATTGCGGAAGCTTGTCGAATTAGCACgaagatttaaattaagaattatattgGACGAAAGTTTAACTATTGGG GTAATAGGTAAACATGGGCGTGGCCTGACGGAGCACCTGAACGTGCCCCGTGATGAGATCGATCTCATTGTGGGCTCTTTGGAACATTCCTTCGCCACTATCGGCGGTTTCTGTGCCGGAACGCATTTTATTGTAGAGCATCAGAGACTTTCTGGTCTAG GATACTGCTTCAGCGCGTCTTTACCACCGATGCTGACTCAGGCGGCCATTTGTGCACTAGATATTATTGAAGAGAAACCATACATTATCAGTGAGCTAGATGAAAACTCGAAGAAATTGAACAA AGCCCTTGTAAACTTGAAGCACTATACATTCAGCGGCGATGAATTATCACCAGTCAAACATATATACCTAAAAAACTCTGAACTTCCCGACAAACTCAAAAACTCGTACTTGAGAAACATCACCAACTATTGTCTTGAGAAAGGTTTTGCGATGGCGGTCGCGGCTTACATAAGAGATACTGAAGTTAATTGCCCGGAACCTTCTATTCGGCTAGCGTCCAGTAGAAAATTGAACGATACTAACATCACTCAGATTTGTACATTATTGGATGAGGCCTATGAAAAAGTTGGGCCTAAgtga
- the LOC126774294 gene encoding uncharacterized protein LOC126774294 isoform X3, whose translation MSRGGVSSRGGRSSERSQERVTRFSGGSRGRDFGRGGGRGGSRGGRDSRDDFRGKFKNDQPGGGLRKIRWDNVQLTPFQKNFYVPHANVQKRSLADVEAYRSQHQITVKGRDVPAPSIYFEEGGFPDYAMKEILKQGFPNPTPIQAQGWPIALSGRDMVGIAQTGSGKTLAYILPAIVHIINQPRLLRDEGPIVLVLAPTRELAQQIQQVAQEFGQSVQVRNTCIFGGAPKGPQGRTLERGVEIVIATPGRLIDFLEKDTTNLRRCTYLVLDEADRMLDMGFEPQIRKIIEQIRPDRQVLMWSATWPKEVQMLAEEFLHDYIQINIGSLSLSANHNILQIVDVCEEWEKNEKLLTLLTEISSEEETKTIIFAETKRKVDEITKTINRSGWRALAIHGDKNQQDRDYVLQQFRHARSSILVATDVAARGLDVEDVKFVINYDYPNNSEDYVHRIGRTGRSHNTGTAYTLFTPNNSAKAKDLLSVLQEANQVVNPKLLELAQCGMGFKGKYCRGRFRERDDSGERGRGRGRGRYSGDRGSRWDSSNGQSGFQGSSNSGFSRDNSYNSRSNFGSREGGGFNRDREGGGSFRGRGGRGGRGSRGGQYGGSGYGQSQSGFNQSNQGFDSAPNSYYNMYSQPPPSN comes from the exons ATGAGTCGAGGAGGCGTAAGTTCTCGGGGCGGGAGGTCTAGTGAGAGATCCCAGGAGAGGGTGACTCGATTCAGCGGAGGTAGTCGAGGACGAGATTTCGGCAGAGGTGGTGGAAGAGGAGGTAGCCGTGGTGGGCGCGACAGTCGTGATGATTTTCGTGGAAAATTCAAAAATGATCAACCGGGAGGTGGCCTCCGTAAAATTCGCTGGGACAATGTCCAACTCACTCCCTTCCAAAAGAACTTTTATGTACCACATGCAAATGTTCAAAAACGCTCATTGGCTGATGTGGAGGCCTATCGTAGTCAACACCAGATAACAGTTAAAGGGCGCGACGTTCCTGCGCCTAGCATATATTTTGAAGAAGGAGGTTTCCCTGACTATGCTATGAAAGAAATTCTTAAACAAGGGTTTCCTAATCCAACACCAATTCAAGCCCAAGGTTGGCCAATTGCTTTATCTGGCCGAGACATGGTTGGAATTGCTCAAACAGGATCTGGAAAGACATTGGCTTACATTTTGCCGGCAATTGTGCATATAATCAATCAACCTAGACTTCTGAGAGATGAAGGTCCAATAGTTCTTGTATTGGCACCAACGAGAGAATTGGCGCAGCAGATTCAACag GTAGCTCAGGAGTTTGGTCAGAGTGTACAAGTACGGAACACATGCATCTTTGGTGGAGCACCGAAGGGACCCCAGGGGAGGACGCTTGAGAGGGGTGTAGAGATTGTCATCGCAACACCGGGAAGACTGATTGATTTCTTGGAGAAAG ATACAACTAATCTTCGTCGCTGTACTTATTTAGTGTTGGACGAAGCAGATAGAATGTTGGATATGGGCTTTGAACCACAGATAAGAAAGATTATTGAACAAATCAGGCCTGATAGACag GTGTTGATGTGGTCTGCAACTTGGCCGAAGGAGGTTCAGATGCTGGCTGAAGAGTTTCTTCACGACTACATACAGATAAACATTGGTTCGTTATCACTCTCGGCCAACCACAACATCCTGCAGATTGTTGATGTTTGCGAGGAGTGGGAGAAAAATGAAAAACTCTTGACTCTATTAACGGAGATATCTTCAGAGGAAGAAACCAAGACAATCATCTTTGCAGAGACTAAGAGAAAG GTGGACGAGATCACGAAGACCATCAACCGCTCGGGCTGGCGCGCGCTGGCCATCCACGGCGACAAGAACCAGCAGGACCGCGACTACGTGCTGCAGCAGTTCCGCCACGCGCGCTCCTCCATCCTCGTGGCCACCGACGTCGCCGCGCGCGGACTGG ACGTGGAGGACGTGAAGTTCGTGATAAACTACGACTATCCGAATAATTCGGAGGACTACGTGCATCGCATCGGGCGGACGGGACGCTCGCACAACACGGGCACGGCGTACACGCTGTTCACACCGAACAACTCCGCGAAG GCAAAGGACCTGCTCTCGGTGCTGCAAGAAGCCAATCAAGTGGTCAACCCTAAGCTGTTGGAGTTAGCTCAATGTGGAATGGGATTCAAGGGGAAATATT GTCGCGGCCGGTTCCGCGAGCGGGACGACAGCGGGGAGCGCGGGcgggggcgcgggcgcggccggTACTCGGGCGACAGAG GGTCAAGATGGGACAGCTCTAACGGCCAGAGCGGCTTCCAGGGTTCCAGTAATTCGGGTTTTAGCCGAGACAACAGTTACAACAGCCGATCTAATTTTGGCAGTAGGGAGGGTGGTGGCTTCAATAGAGACAGAGAGGGTGGGGGTAGTTTTAGAGGCCGCGGTGGCAGAGGCGGGAGGGGAAGTAGAGGTGGACAATATGGTGGTTCAGGATACGGGCAAAGTCAATCGGGATTCAATCAATCTAACCAAGGATTCGATTCAGCTCCAAACagctattataatatgtactcACAACCACCACCCtctaactaa
- the LOC126774352 gene encoding ATP synthase subunit d, mitochondrial codes for MSKRIAQSSVNWAALAERVPAEQKASLAAFKIKSDGYLRRVLANPPELPKINWAVYKQTIPIPGMVDTFQKQYEALKIPYPADTMTAKVEAQWVEIKKSIEVFVQASNANIASYQKQIEETKAILPYDQMTMEDFKDAHPDIAIDPLNKPTFWPHDAEEQLDYVNPDKQAHSGH; via the exons ATGTCGAAAAGGATCGCTCAGAGCTCTGTAAACTGGGCCGCTTTGGCCGAAAGGGTCCCAGCCGAACAGAAAGCCAGCCTTGCTGCTTTCAAAATCAAGTCCGATGGCTATCTACGAAG GGTGCTGGCTAACCCTCCTGAGTTACCTAAGATCAACTGGGCGGTTTACAAGCAGACCATTCCTATTCCCGGAATGGTAGACACTTTCCAGAAGCAATACGAAGCTCTTAAGATTCCATACCCTGCTGACACTATGACCGCTAAAGTTGAAGCTCAATGGGTGGAAATAAAGAAATCAATTGAAGTATTTGTCCAAGCATCTAATGCAAACATTGCTTC gTACCAAAAGCAGATCGAAGAGACTAAGGCGATCTTACCCTATGATCAAATGACCATGGAAGACTTCAAAGACGCCCACCCTGATATTGCCATTGACCCTCTCAACAAGCCTACATTCTGGCCTCATGATGCCGAAGAGCAGCTGGACTATGTTAACCCAGACAAACAAGCTCATTCCGGTCACTAG
- the LOC126774317 gene encoding tektin-B1-like, translating into MYSSIPVFEKNYSRLSVLDWTRNIQRLQNEARLRRFESYELRQRANQLRNETSVTTRWDNYVNNELMRDRIFEVDSWREKQRFTREQVRDEIRALKEEKNATELHLESLQLPFMVVSQCISNRDQRVPPELTRDQLGEELRKEVHTIENSKRVLTDVCHMGWEKIKDLTNVLCRLEREIQNKDDALVLEYHVKDLNRDSSDISYKLDPTRIPPDSMTEESYIHCIENTVKIAEQLMKESKDLREIMFKSREQARNQMYAQSQQVEMIMRRRIYDIQRARNEMEWQNYKLEANLQKVDREIETLRAAVADKINPTKLVETRLETRLRRPVLERVQDKPMRGLIEEYERVHMSSNMLEKKLEEALSTYHGLYNHHQRVIKDLEYKNQALETDRRLIEIRKPLHREDDSDFKRNVGYCHMPAELVTD; encoded by the exons atgtattcatCAATACCAGTTTTCGAAAAAAATTATTCCCGATTAAGTGTACTAGACTGGACTAGAAACATTCAAAGACTACAAAATGAAGCAAGATTGCGTCGCTTCGAGTCCTACGAATTAAGACAAAGAGCAAATCAGCTTCGCAATGAGACATCGGTAACAACTCGATGGGATAATTACGTTAACAATGAGTTAATGAGAGACAG aatatttgagGTAGATTCTTGGAGGGAAAAACAAAGATTCACAAGGGAACAAGTGAGAGATGAAATAAGAGCTTTAAAAGAAGAGAAGAATGCCACTGAGTTACACCTGGAATCTTTGCAGTTACCATTTATGGTAGTATCTCAATGTATCTCGAATAGAGATCAGAGAGTACCACCAGAATTGACCAGAGATCAGCTAGGAGAAGAATTGAGAAAA GAGGTACACACAATCGAAAATAGTAAGCGAGTCCTGACCGATGTATGTCACATGGGCTGGGAGAAGATCAAGGACTTGACGAATGTCTTATGCAGACTGGAAAGGGAGATACAGAACAAAGACGATGCATTAGTATTAGAATATCATGTAAAGGATTTGAATCGAGATAGTTCTGACATTTCTTATAAGTTAGACCCTACGAGAATACCACCGGA ttcaaTGACAGAAGAAAGTTATATACATTGCATAGAAAATACTGTTAAAATAGCTGAACAGCTAATGAAGGAGTCCAAGGATTTACGCGAAATAATGTTCAAAAGTAGAGAACAAGCTAGGAATCAAATGTACGCTCAAAGCCAGCAAGTCGAAATGATAATGAGAAGGCGTATTTACGATATCCAGAGAGCTAGAAATGAAATGGAGTGGCAGAACTACAag CTAGAAGCAAATTTGCAAAAAGTTGACCGAGAAATCGAAACACTTCGTGCAGCAGTTGCTGATAAAATTAATCCAACCAAACTTGTGGAAACTCGACTAGAAACTCGGTTGCGACGACCAGTCttagaaagagttcag GATAAACCAATGCGTGGTCTTATTGAAGAATACGAAAGAGTACATATGAGCTCCAATATGTTAGAAAAGAAACTTGAAGAAGCACT gtcaACCTACCATGGACTTTATAATCACCACCAGCGTGTGATCAAGGATCTGGAGTACAAGAACCAAGCACTAGAAACAGACCGACGCCTGATCGAAATTAGAAAACCTTTACATAGAGAAGATGATTCTGACTTTAAGAGGAATGTTGGATATTGTCACATGCCCGCGGAACttgttacagattaa